The Phragmites australis chromosome 15, lpPhrAust1.1, whole genome shotgun sequence genome window below encodes:
- the LOC133892395 gene encoding uncharacterized protein LOC133892395 — protein sequence MRRFFFFGSPSAHAGDGNGTPGNDSRGKHKKTLEEDEGKDSSGSRCTRMSRSRSRRGKLINDEPSNPKQLRRSMSFSSPTRNSSLERSFSFSGDVPCSLYDESDAPQHAGDDDPYMWSPEGNPILREYAIKVPKPHSAMENDSLGSRCCSCSTGHSPVSSPIALRCRSTRLSNLLNKTEVLDRYIDREHEDTIANEKQKHYSPATSMVSNWGRPPRPQSTVPSLPKSMKQMTETYSDVDLKDACLGQLAQDGTGDTCKIVTLCNTSRNHVSLSEVFERFPYSEDYKSESATSIEDIYEDLRDVRPPNVFCHSTCPISGEQETDDRLLQRAKEVESRFIVPSGDEYEFNVLRDKRLSSNDMFQLIQRLTEDRKQLAHELSSQIKARVTERCTAKEQYKESKKELDTRTRRLEKEKSELQTTLEREMDRRSQDWSVRQLRFQSEEQRLHERVRELAEQNVSFQREVTFLEANMAEDSAKVSSLELQNGKLNDELEKLRNEHENLHNSSVDLQARFTEIAEERDHIQAYLKDKEGENRALHKVIARLQTACNEQERTITGLRQGCRAELDKKTVECGSDKMSKLQMELIRVTGVEQKLRGEVRSCHLEVESLRHENIALLNRLQSAGNGLSSSSIRLDQELKARVDNLQMQGLSLLDKISQLCTKLLDLMKHSSHKNESFSDIDALTVTDYTFEYQSIKGGIEGLKRSLKTINSVLREKQNVNEKSSQAAAGGSPSREQKDNFGLKLKEEAMLSRVLKETVLSKELDIEQLQSDLASSLRIQDVMRNEIQRLQDELSCITHKVNQLELQVSKKDKSINEIQQDFQESAKELTALRGTLKTITEERDLSWQEAKQLRRNVSIMQNEVLALKKKIESLDEDILVKEGQISILQDSINKPFDIICSPRSMREFDME from the exons ATGAGAAGATTCTTTTTCTTTGGGTCCCCCTCTGCGCATGCTGGGGATGGAAATGGGACACCGGGCAATGATAGCAGGGGTAAGCATAAAAAGACACTGGAGGAAGATGAGGGCAAGGACAGTTCCGGTTCTCGCTGCACGAGGATGTCAAGATCAAGAAGCCGCCGTGGAAAACTGATTAATGATGAGCCATCCAATCCAAAGCAGCTCAGGAGGTCCATGTCATTCTCGTCCCCGACCAGAAACAGTTCCTTGGAACGAAGCTTTAGCTTCTCCGGTGATGTTCCATGCTCTTTGTATGATGAATCTGATGCACCTCAGCATGCCGGAGACGATGA TCCCTATATGTGGTCACCAGAAGGGAATCCAATCTTGAGAGAGTATGCAATAAAGGTCCCAAAACCACATTCTGCCATGGAAAATGATTCTCTGGGTTCAAGATGCTGTTCATGCTCAACAGGGCACTCTCCTGTTAGCTCTCCCATTGCCCTACGATGCAGGTCTACAAGACTAAGCAATTTATTAAACAAGACTGAAGTGCTAGATCGATACATCGATAGAGAGCATGAAGATACCATTGCAAATGAGAAACAGAAGCATTACTCCCCTGCCACATCTATGGTTTCTAATTGGGGGAGGCCACCTCGACCCCAATCTACTGTACCATCTTTGCCAAAATCAATGAAACAGATGACTGAGACCTATTCAGATGTGGACTTAAAGGATGCCTGCCTTGGACAACTTGCTCAAGATGGTACAGGAGACACATGCAAGATTGTAACTCTGTGCAATACGAGTAGAAACCATGTAAGCTTGTCAGAAGTTTTTGAGAGATTTCCGTATTCAGAAGATTATAAATCAGAAAGTGCGACATCTATTGAAGATATTTACGAAGATTTGCGAGATGTGAGACCTCCAAATGTTTTTTGCCACTCCACCTGTCCTATTTCAG GGGAGCAAGAAACTGATGACAGGTTGCTTCAAAGAGCTAAAGAAGTTGAATCAAGGTTTATTGTTCCTTCTGGAGATGAATATGAATTCAACGTGCTCAGAGATAAGCGATTAAGCTCAAATGACATGTTTCAATTGATCCAGCGTTTGACTGAAGATAGGAAACAACTAGCCCATGAACTGTCTTCGCAGATCAAGGCACGTGTTACAGAAAGATGTACTGCCAAAGAGCAATATAAAGAATCAAAGAAAGAATTGGACACCAGAACTAGGAGgctggagaaggagaagagtGAATTACAAACTACtctggagagagagatggacaGAAGGTCACAAGATTGGTCTGTCAGGCAATTGAGATTTCAATCTGAAGAACAGAGACTACATGAACGGGTGAGAGAACTTGCAGAGCAGAATGTCTCATTTCAGAGAGAAGTTACTTTTCTTGAAGCAAATATGGCTGAAGATTCAGCTAAAGTATCAAGTTTGGAACTGCAAAACGGCAAACTAAATGATGAGCTAGAAAAACTCAGAAACGAGCACGAGAATCTCCATAATTCCTCAGTGGATCTGCAAGCTCGTTTTACTGAGATTGCCGAAGAAAGGGATCACATCCAGGCATACTTGAAGGACAAGGAGGGTGAGAACAGGGCATTGCACAAAGTGATTGCAAGACTACAAACAGCATGTAATGAACAGGAAAGGACAATTACGGGCCTGAGACAAGGATGCAGAGCTGAATTAGATAAGAAAACTGTTGAGTGTGGCAGTGATAAAATGAGCAAATTGCAAATGGAACTTATTAGAGTGACAGGAGTGGAGCAAAAGTTGAGAGGTGAAGTTCGATCTTGTCATCTTGAAGTAGAGTCCCTCAGACACGAGAATATTGCACTCTTAAATCGTTTACAAAGTGCTGGAAATGGATTAAGCTCCTCCTCAATTCGCCTTGACCAGGAGCTTAAGGCCAGAGTGGACAACCTGCAGATGCAAGGCTTGTCATTGCTCGATAAGATTAGCCAACTTTGCACCAAACTGTTGGATTTGATGAAACACAGTAGCCATAAAAATGAATCTTTCAGTGACATTGATGCGTTAACAGTCACTGATTACACTTTTGAGTACCAAAGCATCAAAGGAGGAATTGAGGGTCTGAAGCGAAGTTTGAAGACAATCAATTCAGTGCTGAGGGAAAAGCAAAATGTAAATGAAAAATCTAGTCAGGCTGCAGCTGGAGGTAGTCCTTCCAGAGAGCAAAAG GATAATTTTGGACTCAAGCTGAAAGAAGAGGCTATGCTCAGCAGGGTACTGAAGGAGACAGTCTTGTCAAAGGAACTTGACATTGAACAATTGCAGTCTGATCTGGCATCTTCACTTCGTATCCAAGATGTTATGAGAAACGAGATCCAGAGACTTCAGGATGAACTTTCTTGCATCACCCACAAGGTTAATCAGTTGGAGCTTCAG GTTTCGAAGAAAGACAAGTCAATCAATGAGATTCAACAGGATTTCCAAGAATCTGCAAAGGAGCTAACTGCTCTTCGCGGAACACTAAAAACAATAACCGAGGAGAGGGACCTGTCGTGGCAGGAAGCAAAGCAACTGAGAAGAAACGTCAGCATTATGCAAAATGAGGTTTTGGCCCTGAAGAAGAAGATCGAATCCCTTGATGAAGATATACTTGTCAAGGAGGGGCAGATCTCAATACTACAGGATAGCATCAACAAGCCGTTCGACATCATCTGCAGCCCTAGGTCAATGAGGGAGTTTGACATGGAGTGA
- the LOC133893143 gene encoding E3 ubiquitin-protein ligase At1g63170-like has product MVCWRTLLVLLPPFSVLLLVAAWCHVRVLARNLSALARSQFACPPTGGSSFRYLSVESKHAISELRVAQYSKRRRSYGGCDEEEEPAVECVFCLSGIEEGEEIRELRCRHLFHRGCLDRWLMARPLATCPLCRCRILTSAPLEEDYTDDEEDLDSDMMLFMACVHSRSSWFWPS; this is encoded by the coding sequence ATGGTGTGCTGGAGAACTCTCCTGGTCCTCCTCCCTCCGTtctccgtcctcctcctcgtcgcggcGTGGTGCCACGTCCGCGTCTTGGCGCGCAACCTCAGCGCGTTGGCGCGCTCCCAGTTCGCGTGCCCTCCGACCGGCGGATCGTCGTTCCGGTACCTCTCCGTGGAGAGCAAACACGCCATCAGCGAGCTGAGGGTGGCGCAGTACAGCAAACGTCGACGCAGCTACGGCGGctgcgacgaggaggaggagccggcggTGGAGTGCGTGTTCTGCCTGAGCGGCATCGAGGAGGGCGAGGAGATCAGGGAGCTCAGGTGCCGGCACCTTTTCCACCGGGGCTGCCTCGACCGGTGGCTGATGGCGCGGCCGCTTGCGACGTGCCCGCTCTGCCGCTGCCGGATCCTGACGTCGGCGCCGTTGGAGGAGGACTAcaccgacgacgaggaggactTGGACTCGGACATGATGCTGTTCATGGCCTGCGTGCACAGCCGCAGCAGTTGGTTCTGGCCGTCATGA
- the LOC133893048 gene encoding ABSCISIC ACID-INSENSITIVE 5-like protein 5: protein MGVQTMSSHGNGGGGGALSWQGSVCSLTLTEVESQLGEPLRSMNLDDLLRTVLPAAPAAEPSAAAMASKKTVDEVWRDIQSSSSGRQPTMGEMTLEDFLSRAGVAFDGGAGCAGLHWLHQYQPQLQYVGARPHAVGAAPVLDAVYRDGVGGFLSQMAGRKRGAPAAAAAGAEDGVVERTVERRQKRMIKNRESAARSRARKQAYTNELENKIARLEEENERLRKLQMLEPLEPPPEHERRPVPQPEPKKQLRRTNSASF from the exons ATGGGAGTTCAGACAATGTCGTCCcacggcaacggcggcggcggcggggcgctctCGTGGCAAGGGTCGGTCTGCAGCCTCACGCTGACCGAGGTGGAGAGCCAGCTCGGCGAGCCGCTGCGGAGCATGAACCTGGACGACCTCCTGCGCACGgtgctcccggccgcccccgccgccgagCCGAGCGCCGCGGCGATGGCCAGCAAGAAGACGGTAGACGAGGTGTGGCGCGACATCCAGAGCTCCAGCAGCGGCCGGCAGCCGACCATGGGCGAGATGACGCTGGAGGACTTCCTCTCCCGCGCTGGCGTTGCCTTCGACGGCGGTGCGGGCTGCGCCGGCCTGCATTGGCTGCACCAGTACCAGCCGCAGCTGCAGTACGTGGGGGCGCGGCCGCACGCGGTGGGCGCTGCGCCGGTGCTAGACGCCGTGTACCGCGACGGGGTTGGGGGTTTCCTCTCGCAGATGGCCGGCCGGAAGCGCGGcgcgccggcggcagcggcggcgggggctgAGGATGGCGTGGTGGAGAGGACGGTGGAGCGGCGGCAGAAGCGCATGATCAAGAACCGCGAGTCCGCGGCAAGGTCCCGGGCCAGGAAGCAG GCGTACACGAACGAGCTGGAGAACAAGATCGCgcggctggaggaggagaacgagCGTCTCAGGAAGCTCCAG ATGTTGGAACCACTAGAGCCGCCGCCGGAGCATGAGCGCAGACCAGTGCCCCAGCCGGAGCCGAAGAAGCAGCTCCGGCGAACTAATTCAGCCAGTTTCTGA